CCTGTGCTATATGCTGCCATTACACACCATTCTATGTGTGTATGCAGCTTTAAATTTGACTTACACTTTTCTTACGTTGTCATAGAGTGTGTGTTCGTGTGGATGATAAAGCTGGAtaagatggacggatggactTTGTTTTGGGGTTAGGATTAgatttggatttattttaaggTTGGGTAAATGGTTAGGATTAGACATTGAGTTGTGAAGGTCAGGGTAAAGGACTCGAGGATGCATTATATCTATTGGTGTCCTATTAGagttcatgagtgtgtgtgtgtgtgtgtgattgtcaaGTATTTGATTTTCAAGACAGCCAATTGTAGGCGAAAatagattttacattttacaaccCCATTATTTTGAACCTGGAATATCACCCacaattaattattttctcAGGCACCATGGGGTGGAAAAAAGTTGCACTATTGAAATTGTATGGGTGAAGAATGGGTATGTTGAGACAATGGAAGGTAGTCTGTATTTTTGCCACATGGTTTCATAGAAAGGAGGGTCTAATCATTCACTTTGTTTCCTTTAAATGTCAGCAATCGCTGAGTGACTGAATAACTTTCTCACAAAATTGGCTCCTCTCCTGGGACATTACTGCTACCCCATGCGTGCAAGATCTCTGCACAAAGGTCTCCCTGCTGTGCTGATTTGCTGTGTGTGCATAAAGCAGGGGAAAGTGTCCCGGTTGAGAGGCAGCATTATGAGTCGTTTCTGCAGCAGAATGGCTGCATACGGCAGGAAGACCTCTGTTTTTGACACATTCTGTGCCTATAGAAACGGCCCAGTGGCCATCTGAGGTACTGCAGGATAAGAGCACTGGACATCATTCTGCCTCTCAAAATGTCAACTCCCCCatgttatgacatttttactgcATGATGCAGAAGAGTCCTTGTCTGTGTCATACTCCTCCCCTCCACAAAAAGGCATTAAATTATAGGTCTCAATCTCCTCTAGGAGAGGTAACAGCTACTattaaagatgttttattttttgtttgctcagttCTCTATGAAGCTACATAAGATTAGTGAAGTGAATATTGAATTGACCACTTCTACTGCCACATTTATATTTCCCCTTAAATACAAGTCTGCCATGTTGTCGCCCAAAAATAGTAGAAATGTGAGATAAAATTTAACTATGGAATTTTGAGCTGATTTTTGCTCACCTGGCCCATAAAGTTCTTTCATGAACTcacatttgttatttgttattggCAACACTGAACAGTGATCTCATGATACAACATGCTTTTATGTtcgattaaatatttaaagacaCAGTACGTACAACATAACCTTCTGATATGTAAGCACGTATTGTAATAGCATagcatatattatatatatatatacagtgtatataaatgtataagtaGTGAAAGTAAGGCTTCTCAAAAGGATTGTCAACATCTAAAATGAATACTTACATATACTCACACACAGCAATATACTcttaaaaaaacctttatttccTAGAATTTCAAATATGTGTCTTATATGTGTCATTCAGGTAATATTCACATTAGTTACTCTGCTTTTATCTTCCTCCTGAACCTTCGGCAGCAGAGAAGTCTACAGGTGAAGACTGCAGCCCAGATAAAAGCTCCTACGAGGGCTATGAGAAAAAGAGCCACATCCAAGCAGAAGTAGGAGTACCAAGGCAGACTAAAACCAGCAGCCCGCAGGTGGGCTGCTCCTTTGTTCCTGATGACATACTCAATCCAAAAGATGGCAGTGTCCATGGGAGTCATCGGCCGGTCGTGGTGTAGCTGGGAGAGGTGCTGCATGTTGGTTCGGTAGGAGGGAGTCTCCAGAACATCCTTTAGGGCCTCAAGGAAGTTTTCCTTGGTGATTGATTTCGCCTCCACCACCCGAGCTGCCCCACGCACCTTTAGCCGGTGTACATTGTCAAACTGGTCGAAGAGAAGTGGCATGCCAAGGACAGGAACGCCGTTGTAGATGGCTTCATACATCCCATTGGTCCCTCCGTGGGCCACAAAAATCCGAGTTTTGGGATGTCCCAGGATGTCGTTCTGAGGCAGCCAATTTACCAAGAGTGTGTTGTTCCCCAGGGATGAAGGCCTTTCTCCTGAAAACCTCCACACTACTTTCTGAGGGAGTTGAGCAAAAGCTGCTGCAATGGCCTCTGTGGTGTCACGAGGCAGGGCGGACACAAATGTCCCCAGAGACATGACCACCACCCCATGCTCCCCAGAGCTCTGCATGAAGTCCTCCAGGTCAGCAGGGAGGTGGCTGGCCTTTTTGCCCTGGAACCCCCCGATGTAGACAACATTGGGCATCGTGGGTCGAGGGAACTCAAAGACGAAATCTGCCCTCAGCAGCCAGATATCAGCTGAACGCTGCAAAGACAGCAAGTCAGTTCCAGGAGGGAAGTGTCGCTGGAGTAAATCTGAATACTTGGGGTTAAGGATGAAGTGCTGCTCCGCAACACTGTAGAGGTAGAGTAACATATTCTTGGTCCTTTCCTGAAAATCCATCTGATCGTCAAGTT
The nucleotide sequence above comes from Solea senegalensis isolate Sse05_10M linkage group LG3, IFAPA_SoseM_1, whole genome shotgun sequence. Encoded proteins:
- the ugt5g1 gene encoding UDP glucuronosyltransferase 5 family, polypeptide G1; the protein is MPSAIPVILAGLCFLLHKPTCCSSSDILVVPVDGSHWVNMKVILEELHSRGHNITVLRSARSWYIPSDSSIYTSINVSMLEDESDREAYNKILKDVIECRKSLSFVRSFCQQHVLTTLLSKGHEILARVAGKILDDPVFMKKMQDAKFDLILTDPALTLGVILGSYLKLPMVFNVRWINNGEGHFTIAPSPVSYVPVQGSELDDQMDFQERTKNMLLYLYSVAEQHFILNPKYSDLLQRHFPPGTDLLSLQRSADIWLLRADFVFEFPRPTMPNVVYIGGFQGKKASHLPADLEDFMQSSGEHGVVVMSLGTFVSALPRDTTEAIAAAFAQLPQKVVWRFSGERPSSLGNNTLLVNWLPQNDILGHPKTRIFVAHGGTNGMYEAIYNGVPVLGMPLLFDQFDNVHRLKVRGAARVVEAKSITKENFLEALKDVLETPSYRTNMQHLSQLHHDRPMTPMDTAIFWIEYVIRNKGAAHLRAAGFSLPWYSYFCLDVALFLIALVGAFIWAAVFTCRLLCCRRFRRKIKAE